Proteins found in one Oreochromis niloticus isolate F11D_XX linkage group LG22, O_niloticus_UMD_NMBU, whole genome shotgun sequence genomic segment:
- the tmem42b gene encoding transmembrane protein 42: MFPGVFYALLAGFLGAVASSSAKLSLGADYLKGVCETGLRTWGEQRKFRQADETTACDRLHIPLRLLCGGLLFTCNAVMWTFLAKALRYSSSSTRTTVTTTASNFISSAFLGQLIFGEAQITLWWVGISLTFSGLLVLQRVSPQDGQQNTVAKKDE; this comes from the exons ATGTTCCCGGGAGTTTTCTATGCACTGCTGGCGGGTTTCCTCGGGGCCGTGGCGTCGTCCTCGGCCAAACTGTCGCTGGGAGCCGACTACCTGAAGGGTGTCTGTGAAACCGGACTCCGGACATGGGGAGAACAGCGGAAATTCAGACAGGCGGACGAAACTACCGCCTGTGACCGG CTTCATATCCctctgaggctgctgtgtgGCGGCCTGCTTTTCACCTGCAACGCTGTGATGTGGACCTTCCTTGCCAAAGCACTCAGGTATTCCTCGTCCTCCACCCGAACCACTGTGACCACCACTGCCTCCAACTTCATATCTTCC gcTTTCCTGGGCCAGCTGATCTTTGGGGAAGCCCAGATAACATTGTGGTGGGTTGGGATCTCTCTGACCTTCTCTGGTTTGTTGGTACTGCAGAGGGTTTCGCCGCAGGATGGACAACAGAACACGGTTGCCAAAAAAGATGAATAA